From Myxococcus guangdongensis, the proteins below share one genomic window:
- the epsF gene encoding response regulator EpsF yields the protein MALEGTEQLTPHVPIRVEPRTTSILLVDDHASNLLALEAILEPMGQKLVKAASGPEALRWLLREDFALILLDVQMPGMDGFETARIIRQRERSRYTPIIFLTAHGRDEANLVSGYASGAADYVVKPFHPEVLRWKAEAFVALYVRQRALQRQEAALWERERRMLERQGELRFRRLVDSMPQFVWALLADGTISYANRGWLDYAGLTAEQGRQREDNLRCFHPEDLGKVRATWDVLRRSGMPREQEYRLRRATDGEFRWFLCRTLPERDGAGRLVGWISTATDIDDARRAVETLRATNEAKDMFLTLAAHELRTPLQAARSYADLARKKAGEEQTPKVARALEGIQRSVGRMARLVENLLDVGRLQRGELSLEEGDVDVRALLREVAEHFDPLPEGRDIQVEAPEGLVLRADGERLDQVLTNLVSNALRYSPDGGDIRLRAREEGRWVHVEVLDHGLGIPEDRLENIFERFGRAHGVSYGGLGLGLAIARGIVERHGGRVWAESSGRPGHGSTFHVVLPRPVS from the coding sequence ATGGCCTTGGAAGGCACCGAGCAACTCACCCCTCATGTGCCCATCCGGGTGGAGCCGCGGACGACGAGCATCCTCCTGGTGGACGACCACGCGTCGAACCTGCTGGCGCTGGAGGCCATCCTCGAGCCGATGGGGCAGAAGCTGGTGAAGGCGGCCTCGGGTCCGGAGGCGCTGCGGTGGCTCTTGCGCGAGGACTTCGCGCTCATCCTGCTGGACGTGCAGATGCCGGGGATGGACGGCTTCGAGACGGCGCGCATCATCCGGCAGCGCGAGCGCTCGCGGTACACGCCCATCATCTTCCTCACCGCGCACGGGCGCGACGAGGCGAACCTGGTGAGCGGCTATGCGTCCGGCGCGGCCGACTACGTGGTGAAGCCGTTCCACCCGGAGGTGCTGCGGTGGAAGGCGGAGGCGTTCGTCGCGCTGTACGTGCGGCAGCGGGCCTTGCAGCGGCAGGAGGCGGCGCTGTGGGAGCGCGAGCGGCGGATGCTCGAGCGACAGGGCGAGCTGCGCTTCCGACGGCTGGTGGACTCGATGCCGCAGTTCGTCTGGGCGCTGCTGGCGGATGGCACCATCAGCTACGCGAACCGGGGCTGGCTGGACTACGCGGGGCTGACGGCGGAGCAGGGGCGTCAGCGCGAGGACAACCTGCGCTGCTTCCATCCCGAGGACCTGGGGAAGGTGCGGGCGACGTGGGACGTGCTGCGCCGCTCGGGGATGCCCAGGGAGCAGGAGTACCGGCTGCGCCGCGCGACGGATGGCGAGTTCCGCTGGTTCCTGTGTCGCACGCTGCCGGAGCGCGATGGCGCCGGGCGGCTCGTCGGGTGGATATCGACGGCGACGGACATCGACGACGCGCGGCGCGCGGTGGAGACGCTGCGCGCGACGAACGAGGCGAAGGACATGTTCCTCACCCTGGCGGCGCACGAGCTGCGCACGCCCCTGCAGGCGGCGCGCAGCTACGCGGACCTGGCGAGGAAGAAGGCGGGGGAGGAGCAGACGCCGAAGGTGGCGCGGGCCCTGGAGGGCATCCAGCGCAGCGTGGGGCGCATGGCGCGGCTGGTGGAGAACCTGCTCGACGTGGGGCGGCTGCAGCGCGGGGAGCTGTCGTTGGAGGAGGGGGACGTGGACGTGCGCGCGCTCCTGCGCGAGGTGGCGGAGCACTTCGATCCGTTGCCGGAGGGGCGGGACATCCAGGTGGAGGCCCCCGAGGGGCTGGTGCTGCGCGCCGACGGAGAGCGGCTGGACCAGGTGCTCACCAACCTGGTGTCGAATGCGCTGCGCTACTCACCGGACGGAGGGGACATCCGGCTCCGGGCGCGCGAGGAGGGCCGGTGGGTGCACGTGGAGGTGTTGGACCACGGGCTCGGCATCCCGGAGGACCGGCTGGAGAACATCTTCGAGCGCTTCGGGCGCGCGCATGGCGTGTCCTATGGCGGTCTGGGATTGGGGCTGGCCATCGCGCGGGGCATCGTCGAGCGCCATGGCGGGCGCGTCTGGGCGGAGTCCTCGGGGCGGCCCGGTCACGGCAGCACGTTCCATGTCGTGTTGCCCCGGCCGGTGAGCTGA
- a CDS encoding carboxypeptidase-like regulatory domain-containing protein: protein MLTHLVPYLLCMLVLIVTVPVLARAESREYAPPPGVLLGLVIDGDSRAPLVRVKVSASASGHAEAHVTWTDPEGRYRLPLLPAGTYTLRFEHPDYAPSSRADILLRANRAIRSRVALRPNTSRA, encoded by the coding sequence GTGCTGACGCACCTCGTGCCCTATCTGCTCTGCATGTTGGTGCTCATCGTCACGGTGCCTGTCTTGGCCCGAGCGGAGAGCCGCGAGTACGCGCCGCCGCCGGGCGTGCTCCTGGGGCTCGTCATCGACGGGGACAGTCGAGCGCCGCTCGTGAGGGTGAAGGTCAGCGCCAGCGCGTCGGGGCACGCGGAGGCCCACGTGACCTGGACGGACCCGGAGGGCCGCTACCGGCTGCCCCTGCTCCCCGCGGGGACGTACACGCTGCGATTCGAGCACCCGGACTACGCCCCCTCGTCCCGCGCGGACATCCTGCTGCGAGCCAACCGCGCCATCCGCTCGAGGGTGGCGCTGCGCCCGAACACCTCCCGAGCCTGA
- the wzy gene encoding exopolysaccharide repeat unit polymerase → MTYAPDRPSYLRFVALLGFLVLATVGGALLHPVVALAPVLLVAVVWLVLKVPVRYPVMIVTYLVLAVDYVPERPQSGFWPSPLHPLGELLFAQLSYITKIGALRFPLVDVLIVGLLGLAMYRRVTKSKIDPPALPMPRPLIAVVALSLIAILFMEVRGVMRGGDFKNSLWQWHQAAMMPFIVAMFHYAMRGPEDWPLFARTVIAAGLTKAAISVYFGAIVVPAMGVFVEYTTCHSDSMTFNFCLLVATMRFLEKPKGAHAVRGLLLMFCIFMGMVYNDRRLAYVSFVGCLLAGYLITPWPALKRTFTRGLVLMAPLMLVYFAVGWNARGGAFAPVHKVRSLIDGEGGEGNLDYRDIENLDVIATWTQFPLLGTGYGHEFLEPIPLPNIAFVFPQYRYHPHNSLLGLFAFGGMVGYTGVWMYLVVTVFLAVRAYHRSNISEHRAAGLIIVGSVICYINQVFGDMGIISYICTFVVSLCVVTSGKLAVATGAWPMPHTTLVPSAPSAPVPPPGAIIHTNPGDEPQAPALAKHG, encoded by the coding sequence GTGACGTACGCCCCGGACCGGCCCTCCTACCTGCGCTTCGTGGCGCTGCTTGGCTTCCTGGTGCTCGCCACCGTGGGAGGGGCCCTCCTGCACCCTGTGGTCGCTTTGGCCCCAGTGCTGCTCGTGGCCGTGGTGTGGCTGGTCCTCAAGGTCCCCGTCCGCTACCCGGTGATGATCGTCACCTACCTGGTGCTCGCGGTGGACTACGTCCCCGAGCGGCCCCAGTCCGGGTTCTGGCCCTCCCCCCTGCACCCCCTGGGGGAGCTGCTCTTCGCCCAGCTCAGCTACATCACCAAGATTGGCGCGCTGCGCTTCCCGCTGGTCGACGTGCTCATCGTCGGCCTCTTGGGCCTGGCCATGTACCGGCGGGTGACGAAGTCGAAGATCGACCCGCCCGCGCTGCCCATGCCCCGGCCGCTCATCGCCGTGGTGGCCCTGTCACTCATCGCCATCCTCTTCATGGAGGTGCGCGGGGTGATGCGCGGCGGGGACTTCAAGAACTCGCTGTGGCAGTGGCACCAGGCCGCGATGATGCCGTTCATCGTCGCCATGTTCCACTACGCCATGCGCGGCCCCGAGGACTGGCCCCTCTTCGCGCGCACCGTCATCGCCGCGGGGCTCACCAAGGCCGCCATCAGCGTCTACTTCGGCGCCATCGTCGTGCCGGCCATGGGCGTCTTCGTCGAGTACACCACGTGTCACTCGGACTCGATGACGTTCAACTTCTGCCTGCTCGTCGCCACCATGCGCTTCCTGGAGAAGCCCAAGGGGGCTCACGCGGTGCGCGGGCTCTTGCTCATGTTCTGCATCTTCATGGGCATGGTCTACAACGACCGTCGGCTCGCCTACGTCAGCTTCGTGGGCTGCCTGCTGGCCGGCTACCTCATCACGCCGTGGCCCGCGCTCAAGCGCACCTTCACCCGAGGGCTCGTGCTGATGGCGCCGCTGATGCTCGTCTACTTCGCGGTGGGCTGGAACGCGCGCGGCGGCGCCTTCGCGCCCGTGCACAAGGTCCGCTCCCTCATCGACGGCGAGGGCGGCGAGGGCAACCTGGACTATCGCGACATCGAGAACCTGGACGTCATCGCGACGTGGACCCAGTTCCCGCTGCTCGGCACCGGCTACGGCCACGAGTTCCTCGAGCCCATCCCGCTGCCCAACATCGCCTTCGTGTTCCCGCAGTACCGCTACCATCCCCACAACTCGCTCTTGGGCCTGTTCGCCTTCGGCGGGATGGTCGGCTACACGGGCGTGTGGATGTACCTGGTCGTCACCGTCTTCCTGGCGGTGCGCGCGTACCATCGCTCGAACATCTCCGAGCATCGCGCCGCGGGGCTCATCATCGTGGGCTCCGTCATCTGCTACATCAACCAGGTGTTCGGAGACATGGGCATCATCTCGTACATCTGCACGTTCGTCGTGTCGCTGTGCGTGGTGACGTCCGGCAAGCTGGCCGTGGCCACCGGCGCGTGGCCCATGCCACACACCACCCTGGTCCCCTCCGCGCCGTCCGCGCCCGTGCCGCCTCCGGGCGCCATCATCCACACCAACCCCGGCGACGAGCCCCAGGCCCCCGCGCTCGCGAAGCACGGCTGA
- a CDS encoding nucleotidyl transferase AbiEii/AbiGii toxin family protein has product MSVRRYLTGDAFRNALEQRLRKSAPHGDDFNRRRQLLVFHRFLARATQVLGEAITLKGGLVLELRLQRARTTRDVDLRLTGDPRDLLARLQQAGQLDLGDFMRFELRPDPHHPDIQNEGVRYDGRRFRAECRIERDLFGQPFGVDVAIGDPLEGAPELIEVADTLGFAGIPPPRLHVYPLETHLAEKLHAYTLPRARPNTRVKDLPDLALLGSIRALEARRLRQALTRTFSFRKTHGVPFFLPSPPPEWHRPYRAMATQDGLPWKTLDVLTEAVRAFLDPVLLDEDLATTWSPTAWTWTPRP; this is encoded by the coding sequence ATGAGCGTTCGCCGCTACCTGACCGGCGACGCCTTCAGAAATGCTCTCGAGCAGCGGTTGAGGAAGAGCGCCCCTCATGGGGACGACTTCAACCGGCGGCGCCAGCTCCTCGTCTTCCACCGCTTCCTCGCGCGTGCGACCCAGGTCCTCGGAGAGGCCATCACCCTGAAGGGAGGACTCGTGCTCGAGCTGAGGCTTCAGCGAGCACGCACGACCCGGGACGTCGACCTGCGGCTCACCGGGGACCCACGCGACCTGCTCGCGCGCCTCCAGCAGGCAGGCCAGTTGGACCTCGGGGACTTCATGCGCTTCGAGCTCCGACCCGACCCCCACCATCCCGACATCCAGAACGAGGGAGTGCGCTACGACGGACGTCGGTTCCGCGCCGAGTGCCGAATCGAGCGAGACCTCTTCGGCCAACCCTTCGGCGTCGACGTGGCCATCGGAGACCCCCTCGAGGGAGCGCCCGAGCTCATCGAGGTGGCGGACACACTCGGCTTCGCCGGCATCCCTCCGCCCAGGCTCCACGTCTATCCCCTCGAGACGCATCTGGCGGAGAAGCTCCACGCCTATACGCTGCCTCGTGCGCGGCCGAACACCCGGGTGAAGGACCTCCCGGACCTCGCGCTCCTGGGAAGCATCCGTGCGCTCGAAGCGAGGCGCCTGCGACAGGCCCTCACGCGGACCTTCTCCTTCCGGAAGACACACGGCGTCCCGTTCTTCCTTCCCTCGCCACCGCCCGAATGGCACCGGCCCTATCGGGCCATGGCCACCCAGGACGGCCTGCCATGGAAGACACTCGACGTCCTCACGGAAGCAGTCCGCGCCTTCCTCGACCCCGTCCTCCTCGACGAGGACCTGGCGACAACCTGGAGCCCCACGGCCTGGACATGGACGCCCAGGCCCTGA
- the epsE gene encoding exopolysaccharide biosynthesis GT4 family glycosyltransferase EpsE, with amino-acid sequence MPKIGYLIPEFPGQTHIFFWRELQALPGKGVTPELVSTQPPPARIISHSWAREAMARTEYLAPPGTLGVVKAVAEIARAMPTGWARCLASIARAEGLDAKGRARLLAFAVMGGRLASLARERGWTHVHVHSCANAAHVALFANLLSGLPYSMTLHGPLDDYGPNQREKWRHARFAFVITKKLLGEVNQELAGSLPRDIELAPMGVELGKFNRSTPYAAWTGEGPLRLFSCGRLNPCKGHADLIDAVGMLRAKGIDARLSIAGEDEAGGTTYRKLLEAKLAESKLGDAVTLLGAVGEDVVRDGIERAHIFALASLQEPLGVAIMEAMAMRAPVVVTGAGGVKELVDDGVDGMLVPPQEPAVLAQKLEAVARDPAEAVRLGEAGRRKVETQFSSERSADMLALMLQRAAV; translated from the coding sequence GTGCCGAAGATTGGTTACCTCATCCCTGAGTTTCCCGGACAGACACACATCTTCTTCTGGCGAGAGTTGCAGGCCCTTCCCGGGAAGGGCGTGACTCCGGAGCTGGTCTCCACCCAGCCGCCGCCCGCGCGCATCATCTCCCACAGCTGGGCGCGCGAGGCCATGGCCCGCACCGAGTACTTGGCGCCGCCCGGGACGCTCGGCGTGGTGAAGGCCGTGGCGGAGATTGCGCGCGCCATGCCCACGGGCTGGGCGCGGTGCCTGGCCTCCATCGCCCGCGCGGAGGGGCTGGACGCCAAGGGCCGCGCGAGGCTGCTGGCCTTCGCGGTGATGGGCGGGCGGCTGGCGTCGCTGGCGCGCGAGCGCGGGTGGACGCACGTGCACGTGCACTCCTGCGCCAACGCCGCGCACGTGGCGCTGTTCGCGAACCTGCTGTCGGGGCTGCCGTACAGCATGACGCTGCACGGGCCGCTGGACGACTACGGGCCGAACCAGCGGGAGAAGTGGCGGCACGCGAGATTCGCGTTCGTCATCACGAAGAAGCTGCTGGGCGAGGTGAACCAGGAGCTGGCGGGGAGCCTGCCTCGGGACATCGAGCTGGCGCCGATGGGCGTGGAGCTGGGCAAGTTCAACCGCTCGACGCCGTACGCGGCGTGGACGGGCGAGGGGCCGCTGCGCCTCTTCTCATGCGGGCGCCTCAACCCGTGCAAGGGGCACGCGGACCTCATCGACGCGGTGGGGATGCTGCGGGCGAAGGGCATCGACGCGCGGCTGTCCATCGCCGGCGAGGACGAGGCGGGCGGCACCACGTACCGCAAGTTGCTGGAGGCGAAGCTCGCGGAGTCCAAGCTGGGTGACGCGGTGACGCTCCTGGGCGCGGTGGGCGAGGACGTGGTGCGGGACGGCATCGAGCGCGCGCACATCTTCGCGCTGGCGAGCCTCCAGGAGCCGTTGGGCGTGGCCATCATGGAGGCCATGGCCATGCGCGCGCCGGTGGTGGTGACGGGCGCGGGCGGGGTGAAGGAGCTGGTGGACGACGGCGTGGACGGGATGCTCGTGCCGCCGCAGGAGCCCGCGGTCCTGGCCCAGAAGCTGGAGGCCGTGGCGCGCGACCCGGCCGAGGCCGTGCGCCTGGGTGAAGCGGGCCGGCGCAAGGTGGAGACGCAGTTCAGCAGCGAGCGCAGCGCGGACATGCTCGCGCTGATGCTCCAGCGCGCGGCGGTGTAG
- a CDS encoding YfbK domain-containing protein — protein MNAVLSRLLCGLLLLLASQALAQSSTIIGTIIAAEGRQPVPGVMVTALSPNLVGEKTAVTDDKGEYRIPELPPGVYVLRYEKEHYAPSARTDVQLRLNRTIRVNVELRPESHLETFEMIDAPAEIGPGSTTTGVNIDQEFIKRLTSPSSEGKMRTFEELSELTPDSSSDAYVVSINEQVAVASPPPQHNAAPAMPGMSMTLRLHPVPSGQARTQPRRDEPMTRSRYYDMYFKGYGVNPTVNTEEERFSTFSVDTDTASYTLTRSYLKRNLLPDEHAVRVEEFVNNFDYGYADPKNAPFGVHVQGFPSPVRKGYQVLRIGVKAREVSRAERKPSHLVFVIDVSGSMDMENRLELVKQSLRLLVAELDERDRVSLVVYGSEARQVLPPTSALHKPRLLNAIDGLRTEGSTNAQAGLELGYRIAVEHLREGGINRVILCSDGVANVGISDADGIWAKVKSLAARGITLSTVGFGMGNYNDALMERLSHVGEGNYAYVDELKEAHRVFVKNLTGTLQVVAKDVKLQVEFDPKAVSLYRLLGYENRALTAEQFRDDRVDAGEVGAGHSVTALYEVKPRENARTLGTLRIRYKSPEGGALKELATSLPRAALRSSYAQAGESTRLAYVASALAEKLRGSYWTRPLTYGSLLELWNGVGPELKEREDVRELGDLIRQAGALDRRVDPFEAFAPLRTMDFDRPPSGS, from the coding sequence ATGAACGCCGTCCTTTCACGACTGCTATGCGGGCTGCTGCTCCTGCTGGCCTCGCAGGCGCTCGCCCAGAGCAGCACCATCATCGGCACAATCATCGCCGCCGAGGGCCGTCAGCCCGTGCCCGGGGTGATGGTCACCGCGCTATCGCCCAACCTCGTCGGAGAGAAGACCGCTGTCACCGACGACAAGGGCGAGTACCGCATCCCCGAGCTTCCCCCTGGCGTGTACGTCCTTCGATACGAGAAGGAGCACTACGCGCCCAGCGCGCGCACCGACGTGCAGCTGCGGCTCAACCGCACCATCCGCGTCAACGTCGAGCTGCGCCCCGAGTCCCACCTCGAGACGTTCGAGATGATTGACGCGCCCGCGGAGATCGGCCCGGGCTCCACGACCACGGGCGTCAACATCGACCAGGAGTTCATCAAGCGCCTGACCTCACCTTCGTCCGAAGGGAAGATGCGCACCTTCGAGGAACTGTCGGAGCTGACGCCCGACTCCTCGAGCGACGCGTACGTCGTCTCCATCAACGAGCAGGTCGCCGTCGCCAGTCCCCCACCTCAGCACAACGCCGCCCCCGCGATGCCCGGCATGTCGATGACGTTGCGACTGCACCCCGTCCCCTCGGGACAGGCACGCACGCAGCCCCGGCGCGACGAGCCGATGACCCGCTCGCGCTACTACGACATGTACTTCAAGGGGTACGGGGTGAACCCCACCGTCAACACGGAGGAAGAGCGCTTCTCCACGTTCTCCGTCGACACGGACACCGCCTCGTACACGCTCACCCGCAGTTATCTGAAGCGCAACCTCCTCCCGGACGAGCACGCCGTCCGCGTGGAGGAGTTCGTCAACAACTTCGACTACGGCTACGCGGACCCGAAGAACGCGCCCTTCGGCGTCCATGTGCAGGGCTTCCCCTCCCCCGTGCGCAAGGGCTACCAGGTGCTGCGCATCGGCGTGAAGGCTCGCGAGGTCTCCCGCGCCGAGCGCAAGCCCAGCCACCTCGTCTTCGTCATCGATGTGTCCGGGTCCATGGACATGGAGAACCGGCTGGAGCTGGTGAAGCAGTCCCTGCGCCTGCTGGTGGCGGAGCTGGACGAGCGTGACCGCGTGTCGCTCGTCGTATACGGCTCGGAGGCCCGGCAGGTGCTCCCGCCCACGAGCGCGCTCCACAAACCGCGACTGTTGAACGCCATCGACGGGCTCCGCACCGAGGGCTCCACCAACGCCCAGGCGGGACTGGAGCTGGGCTACCGCATCGCCGTCGAACACCTGCGTGAGGGCGGCATCAACCGCGTCATCCTCTGCTCGGATGGCGTGGCCAACGTGGGCATCTCCGATGCGGATGGCATCTGGGCGAAGGTGAAGTCGCTCGCGGCACGGGGCATCACCCTGTCCACCGTGGGCTTCGGCATGGGCAACTACAACGACGCGCTGATGGAGCGGCTGTCCCATGTCGGCGAGGGGAACTACGCCTACGTGGACGAGCTGAAGGAAGCCCACCGCGTCTTCGTGAAGAACCTCACCGGCACGCTCCAGGTGGTGGCCAAGGACGTGAAGCTCCAGGTGGAGTTCGACCCGAAGGCGGTCTCCCTCTACCGGCTGCTCGGGTACGAGAACCGCGCGCTGACGGCCGAGCAGTTCCGTGATGACCGCGTGGACGCGGGCGAGGTGGGCGCGGGCCACTCCGTCACCGCGCTCTATGAAGTGAAGCCTCGCGAGAACGCCCGGACGCTGGGCACGCTGCGCATCCGCTACAAGTCGCCCGAGGGCGGCGCGTTGAAGGAGCTGGCGACCTCGTTGCCCCGAGCCGCCCTGCGCTCGAGCTACGCCCAGGCCGGTGAGTCCACTCGACTGGCCTATGTGGCCTCCGCCCTCGCCGAGAAGCTCCGGGGCTCGTACTGGACGCGGCCGCTGACCTACGGCTCGCTCCTGGAGTTGTGGAACGGGGTGGGCCCGGAGCTGAAGGAGCGCGAGGACGTGCGCGAGCTGGGAGACCTCATCCGCCAGGCCGGTGCCCTGGACCGGAGGGTGGATCCATTCGAGGCCTTCGCGCCCCTGCGGACCATGGACTTCGACCGCCCGCCCTCGGGCTCCTGA
- the epsH gene encoding exopolysaccharide biosynthesis glycosyltransferase EpsH produces MPAPRPRVLLIAELCNPDWVSVPLEGWSLYRALTEVADVHLVTHVRNRENILKQGVQEGSGFTALDSTPVEKPLDKVGELLRGKAGVGWTTATALSVLPYYYFEEVLWQRFGARIKAREFDLVHRYTPISPTTPSTLARRCKAAGVPFVMGPLNGGLPWPKGFGGARRREKEWLSYVRDAYKLMPFYKSTRENASAIITGSRATRGQVAREWQGKTVYVPENAIDTRRFGTAKSEGPVELPLRVAFVGRFVPYKGMAMLMEAAAPLIREGKVVLEYIGDGQEMPNLKAQAAREGIESGVTFAGWVKHQELQGRLAKNHVFGFPSVREFGGAVVCEAMALGLVPIVMDYGGPGEIVSPATGFAVPIGTPEEIVARVRGVLTKLVEDPSVIRPMGERARERIFKHFTWKAKAEHVLEVYRWVMGERGQPDWGMPLAD; encoded by the coding sequence ATGCCTGCTCCCAGACCACGCGTCCTCCTGATTGCCGAGCTGTGCAACCCCGACTGGGTGAGTGTCCCGCTGGAAGGCTGGTCGCTCTACCGTGCGCTGACCGAGGTGGCCGACGTGCACCTCGTCACCCACGTGCGCAACCGGGAGAACATCCTGAAGCAGGGGGTGCAGGAGGGCTCTGGGTTCACGGCGTTGGATTCGACGCCGGTGGAGAAGCCGCTCGACAAGGTGGGGGAGCTGCTGCGGGGCAAGGCGGGCGTGGGTTGGACGACGGCGACGGCGTTGAGCGTGCTGCCGTACTACTACTTCGAGGAGGTGCTGTGGCAGCGCTTCGGCGCGCGCATCAAGGCCCGGGAGTTCGACCTGGTGCATCGCTACACGCCCATCAGCCCGACGACGCCGAGCACGCTGGCCCGGCGCTGCAAGGCGGCGGGAGTGCCGTTCGTGATGGGGCCGCTCAACGGCGGACTGCCGTGGCCCAAGGGGTTTGGTGGCGCGCGGCGGCGGGAGAAGGAGTGGCTGAGCTACGTGCGGGACGCGTACAAGCTGATGCCCTTCTACAAGTCCACGCGGGAGAACGCGTCGGCCATCATCACGGGCTCGCGGGCGACGCGGGGGCAGGTGGCGCGGGAGTGGCAGGGGAAGACGGTGTACGTGCCGGAGAACGCCATCGACACGCGGCGCTTCGGGACGGCGAAGTCGGAGGGGCCGGTGGAGTTGCCCCTGCGGGTGGCGTTCGTGGGGCGCTTCGTGCCGTACAAGGGCATGGCGATGTTGATGGAGGCGGCGGCGCCGCTCATCCGCGAGGGCAAGGTGGTGCTGGAGTACATCGGCGACGGGCAGGAGATGCCGAACCTCAAGGCGCAGGCGGCCAGGGAGGGCATCGAGTCCGGGGTGACGTTCGCCGGGTGGGTGAAGCACCAGGAGCTGCAGGGGCGGCTGGCGAAGAACCACGTGTTCGGGTTCCCGAGCGTGCGTGAGTTCGGCGGGGCGGTGGTGTGCGAGGCGATGGCGTTGGGGTTGGTGCCCATCGTCATGGACTACGGCGGTCCGGGCGAAATCGTGAGTCCGGCGACGGGGTTCGCGGTGCCCATCGGCACGCCGGAGGAGATTGTGGCGCGGGTGCGCGGGGTGCTCACGAAGCTGGTCGAGGACCCGTCGGTGATTCGTCCCATGGGTGAGCGGGCGCGGGAGCGCATCTTCAAGCACTTCACCTGGAAGGCGAAGGCGGAGCACGTGCTGGAGGTGTACCGCTGGGTGATGGGTGAGCGCGGGCAGCCGGACTGGGGCATGCCGCTGGCGGACTGA
- a CDS encoding type IV toxin-antitoxin system AbiEi family antitoxin domain-containing protein: MTGKREQAPDWDRLFEFALGQAGLFTTKQAAEAGYSSQLLVHYLHIGKVVRLRRGVYRLVHYPQGQDEALVTVWLWSEQQGVFSHETALALHQLSDVLPSRLHLTLPTTWRQRRLRVPPGVIIHHAAIDDAERTWPAAVPVTSPLRTLTDCASAHLAPDLLHQAIAQALERGLIRKSDLARIQKASVAKERRTR, encoded by the coding sequence ATGACGGGCAAGCGCGAGCAGGCGCCGGATTGGGATCGGCTCTTCGAGTTCGCGCTGGGACAGGCCGGCCTGTTCACGACGAAGCAGGCGGCGGAGGCGGGTTATTCGTCTCAGCTCCTCGTCCACTATCTGCACATCGGCAAGGTGGTCCGACTCCGGAGAGGGGTGTACCGATTGGTGCACTACCCCCAGGGCCAGGACGAAGCGCTCGTCACCGTGTGGCTGTGGTCGGAGCAGCAGGGCGTCTTCTCACATGAGACGGCACTCGCCCTGCATCAGCTCTCGGACGTGCTGCCCTCTCGACTCCATCTGACGCTTCCCACGACGTGGAGGCAACGCAGGCTTCGCGTTCCTCCTGGCGTCATCATCCATCACGCCGCAATCGACGATGCCGAGCGAACCTGGCCCGCCGCGGTGCCCGTTACCTCGCCCCTGCGGACACTGACAGACTGCGCGAGCGCCCATCTCGCTCCAGACCTGCTCCACCAAGCCATCGCGCAAGCCCTCGAGCGTGGACTCATCCGGAAGTCCGACCTCGCGCGCATCCAGAAGGCGAGCGTGGCGAAGGAGCGGCGGACACGATGA